From Syntrophales bacterium, the proteins below share one genomic window:
- a CDS encoding rubredoxin gives MGKYVCDVCGYIYDPAEGDTEGGIPAGTSFAKLPDDWTCPVCGASKEEFSPEE, from the coding sequence ATGGGAAAATACGTATGCGATGTATGCGGTTACATATATGATCCGGCGGAGGGAGACACGGAGGGAGGCATCCCTGCGGGGACGTCCTTTGCCAAGCTTCCCGATGACTGGACATGTCCGGTGTGCGGCGCTTCCAAGGAAGAATTCTCCCCGGAAGAGTAG
- a CDS encoding rubrerythrin family protein: MGTKENLQQAYAGEAKAALRLKVYAEKADEESLPQIAKLFRVISFSEEIHGKRALRALKEIKTTEDNLAESFQSEQGVAAVAYNQFVKAAEAEGNQAAVLHFSQSRDVEETHAKLYKEAMNHLLEERETSYYVCLICGYIADGVLPESCPVCGAGKEKFKAY, from the coding sequence ATGGGAACAAAAGAGAACCTGCAGCAGGCCTATGCAGGCGAGGCCAAAGCGGCCCTGCGGCTGAAGGTTTATGCGGAAAAGGCGGACGAAGAAAGTTTGCCGCAGATAGCGAAGCTCTTCCGGGTGATTTCTTTTTCGGAAGAGATTCACGGCAAGAGGGCGCTGAGGGCGCTCAAAGAGATAAAGACGACCGAAGATAATCTTGCCGAGAGTTTTCAGTCTGAACAGGGAGTTGCGGCAGTCGCCTACAACCAGTTTGTCAAGGCGGCCGAAGCGGAGGGAAACCAGGCCGCGGTTCTTCATTTCAGCCAGAGCCGGGACGTGGAAGAGACGCACGCAAAACTCTACAAGGAGGCCATGAACCATCTCCTCGAAGAGCGGGAAACATCTTATTATGTGTGCCTGATTTGCGGTTACATTGCCGATGGAGTCCTGCCGGAGAGCTGTCCGGTTTGCGGCGCCGGCAAGGAAAAATTCAAGGCCTATTAA
- a CDS encoding phage holin family protein has translation MRGVLLRWLVLTAAVLASSWFLDGIRVSGFLPALFAAGLLGILNAVLRPLLIILTLPINILSLGLFTFVVNAFLLKIVSALVAGFDVRGFWTAVFGAIIIGGVSWLLNIFIGGRGRVERYDYIDLQKRGGKWE, from the coding sequence GTGAGAGGTGTGCTTCTGCGCTGGCTGGTATTGACGGCGGCTGTTCTGGCTTCGTCCTGGTTTCTGGACGGCATCCGCGTCAGCGGGTTTCTGCCGGCGCTCTTCGCCGCCGGACTGCTCGGCATTCTGAACGCGGTGCTGCGCCCGCTCTTGATCATTCTAACCCTTCCTATCAATATCCTCTCCCTCGGTCTTTTCACCTTTGTGGTAAACGCCTTTTTGCTGAAGATAGTTTCCGCCCTTGTTGCCGGCTTTGATGTTCGGGGTTTCTGGACTGCCGTCTTCGGGGCGATCATTATCGGCGGCGTAAGCTGGCTCTTAAACATCTTCATCGGCGGGCGGGGCCGGGTGGAGCGCTACGATTATATAGATTTGCAAAAACGGGGCGGAAAATGGGAGTGA
- the mutS gene encoding DNA mismatch repair protein MutS produces the protein MGVSDLTPAMKQYAEVKSSYPDSILLFRMGDFYEMFFEDALTASKVLEITLTSRNKNSKDAVPLCGFPYHAAPSYITKLIEKGFKVAVCEQVEDPKLAKGVVRREVVRVVTPGLLLDDANLKAKENNYLAALTKAAGRYALAFVDISTGEFRIAETGDRELFLVQTAGLEISELLVNQELGDESLIVNISGEGRGAGRCLVNRFPSGYFAAQTAEDVIYRHFSEEKIAGMALKDHPAALGAAGAVLAYMIETQKDRLRHINSLSWHQSADYLVLDGTAERNLELFSTISDGKKGNSLFNVIDETVTSPGARRLRWWLGHPLRDPLRIRERLAAVSEIKEEHLLRESLRSALHSVYDMERLGSRISVGLANGRDLVALKTSFAVLPKIRTLIAGCEAPLLKTIHDGIDEMQDLRELIENAIVDAPPFTIREGGIVREGYDQELDGLISVARDGKKWIAALEEKERQRTGINSLKVGFNSVFGYYIEITKANSALAPPDYIRKQTLVNAERYINEELKGYEGTVLHAEERLQEREYEIFVGIRDRAALEIARVQRTAACIADLDAIASLAEVAERRGYCCPVVDDEETIEIADGRHPVVESLAGSGFVPNDILLDMDKNRFLIITGPNMAGKSTYIRQVALIVLMAQAGSFVPATKARIGVVDRIFTRIGAADNLARGQSTFMVEMTEVADILKSATKRSLIILDEVGRGTSTFDGLSIAWATAEYIHDSPALGARTLFATHYHELTDLAATKEGVSNFNVAVREWGEKIIFLRKIIAGGANRSYGIQVARLAGVPEEVIARAKEILLNLEKGELDETGMPKIARGKKMRRQNDNQLNLFQPEKDFVIDEIKESDVLNMTPLRALQQISDWKKRLT, from the coding sequence ATGGGAGTGAGTGATCTGACCCCGGCAATGAAGCAGTATGCCGAGGTCAAGAGCAGTTATCCGGACAGCATCCTCCTGTTCCGCATGGGCGATTTTTACGAGATGTTCTTTGAGGACGCCCTGACGGCTTCGAAGGTGCTCGAAATAACGCTGACGTCAAGAAACAAAAACAGCAAGGATGCAGTCCCTCTCTGCGGTTTTCCCTATCACGCGGCGCCATCATACATCACAAAGCTGATCGAAAAAGGGTTCAAGGTGGCTGTCTGCGAACAGGTCGAGGACCCAAAGCTTGCCAAAGGGGTGGTCAGGCGCGAGGTGGTGCGCGTCGTCACCCCCGGACTGCTACTCGATGACGCGAACCTGAAAGCGAAGGAGAACAACTACCTTGCCGCGCTTACGAAAGCCGCTGGAAGATACGCGCTGGCCTTTGTCGATATCTCCACGGGGGAATTCCGCATAGCCGAAACGGGCGATCGTGAATTATTTCTTGTGCAGACCGCGGGGCTCGAGATTAGCGAGCTGCTGGTAAATCAAGAGCTGGGCGATGAAAGCCTGATTGTGAATATCTCCGGAGAGGGAAGGGGGGCCGGTCGTTGTCTGGTAAACCGCTTTCCTTCCGGGTATTTTGCGGCGCAAACGGCCGAAGACGTTATATACCGCCATTTCTCCGAGGAAAAAATTGCGGGGATGGCCCTGAAAGACCATCCGGCGGCGCTGGGGGCGGCAGGCGCGGTGCTTGCTTATATGATCGAGACCCAGAAGGATCGCCTCCGTCATATAAACTCCCTTTCCTGGCATCAGAGCGCCGATTACCTGGTTCTGGACGGGACGGCGGAGAGGAATCTCGAACTCTTTTCCACCATCTCCGACGGCAAAAAAGGGAATTCGCTTTTTAATGTAATTGACGAAACGGTAACATCGCCCGGCGCAAGGAGGCTCCGCTGGTGGCTGGGGCACCCGTTGCGCGATCCCCTGCGCATTCGGGAGAGGCTGGCGGCCGTTTCGGAAATAAAGGAAGAACATCTGCTTCGCGAATCGCTCCGCTCAGCCCTCCATTCTGTTTACGATATGGAGCGGCTCGGCAGCCGGATTTCCGTCGGTCTTGCCAACGGTCGCGACCTGGTCGCGCTGAAGACTTCGTTTGCGGTTCTTCCAAAAATCCGCACCCTGATTGCCGGTTGTGAGGCGCCGCTCTTAAAGACCATTCATGACGGGATCGATGAGATGCAGGATCTCCGTGAATTAATTGAAAACGCCATTGTGGATGCCCCGCCTTTTACGATCCGCGAGGGGGGAATCGTCCGGGAAGGCTATGATCAGGAGCTCGATGGTCTGATTTCAGTTGCCCGTGACGGGAAAAAGTGGATCGCCGCCCTTGAGGAGAAGGAACGGCAGCGGACGGGGATAAACTCGCTGAAGGTCGGCTTCAACAGTGTTTTTGGTTATTATATTGAAATAACAAAGGCCAATTCTGCGCTGGCGCCCCCGGATTATATCCGCAAGCAGACGCTGGTCAATGCCGAGCGGTATATAAACGAGGAACTAAAGGGGTATGAAGGGACCGTTCTGCATGCCGAGGAGCGCCTGCAGGAAAGGGAATATGAGATATTTGTCGGAATCCGGGACAGGGCAGCGCTGGAGATAGCAAGAGTCCAGAGAACAGCAGCCTGCATTGCCGATCTTGACGCCATCGCCTCGCTGGCCGAGGTTGCCGAGCGGCGCGGCTACTGCTGCCCGGTTGTTGATGATGAGGAGACAATCGAGATTGCCGACGGTCGTCATCCAGTTGTGGAGAGCCTGGCGGGAAGCGGCTTTGTTCCCAATGACATCCTCCTGGATATGGATAAAAATCGTTTTCTGATTATTACCGGCCCGAATATGGCTGGCAAATCAACATATATTCGACAGGTTGCACTGATCGTTCTCATGGCTCAGGCTGGCAGTTTTGTTCCTGCGACGAAGGCCCGAATCGGTGTTGTCGATCGGATTTTTACCCGCATTGGGGCGGCAGACAACCTGGCCCGCGGACAGAGCACCTTCATGGTGGAGATGACAGAGGTGGCGGATATACTTAAGAGCGCTACGAAAAGAAGTCTAATTATTCTCGATGAAGTCGGCCGCGGCACCAGCACTTTTGACGGTCTGAGCATCGCCTGGGCGACGGCTGAATACATCCACGACTCACCGGCGCTGGGCGCCCGAACGCTTTTTGCCACCCATTACCATGAACTTACCGATCTTGCCGCTACCAAGGAGGGTGTCAGTAATTTCAATGTTGCCGTCCGGGAATGGGGGGAGAAGATAATATTCCTCCGGAAAATCATCGCAGGGGGCGCCAACCGCAGCTATGGCATCCAGGTTGCCCGTCTGGCCGGTGTGCCCGAGGAAGTTATTGCACGGGCAAAGGAAATACTTCTCAATCTGGAAAAGGGGGAGCTGGATGAGACCGGAATGCCGAAGATCGCCCGCGGTAAAAAAATGAGACGGCAAAACGACAATCAACTCAATCTTTTCCAGCCGGAAAAGGATTTTGTAATTGATGAGATCAAGGAAAGCGATGTCTTGAATATGACGCCGCTGCGGGCGCTGCAACAGATCAGCGACTGGAAGAAGCGTCTTACTTGA
- a CDS encoding GspE/PulE family protein — translation MAYQPQSTDIRDLEEKLQLRQALLDITNRIHAAQNIKQILVDLRDGILNLFNAHSLTIYVVDRARNEIYSMFLVGAQVKEIRVPISNKSISGFVANTGKIVNIVDVYDLEELKKIDRELCFDSSWDKKTGFRTRQVLAAPILHNKTLMGVIQILNKKVGVGRFSDDETGFVKEISEVLGIAFFNQERFSRRRKTRFDYLISHDLLKDEELEIAWEESREAKETVENFIMRKYKISKEDLGRSLSEFFNCRFVPFSDKTPIPGDLLVNLKMEFLRRELWVPLEKKDGVINIIIDDPNNILKRDMIENLLKTKSVKYDVSLPEDILKFVRHFYQSSGDESTLSDILEKLDAEEQVVEEDSNAVTESDSVIMQLVNKIILDAQNKRASDIHIEPNIGKRNVEVRYRVDGNCAIYQTLPFNYRAAVISRIKIMSNLDITVKRLPQDGKIKFKKPGGEELELRVATIPTQGGVEDVVMRILAKAGDTLPLTSMGMSERNFREMTSIINKPYGMVLVVGPTGSGKTTTLHAALHEINTPDKKIWTAEDPVEITQYGLRQVQVQSKIGFDFAAAMRAFLRADPDVIMVGEMRDFETAKTGVEASLTGHLVFSTLHTNSAPETIVRLLDMGIDPLNFADALLGILAQRLVRTLCKKCKEAYHPDRAEFDEIVQAYGEKSFQRLNIVYKEDLMLYRPKGCEACDNTGYKGRMGIHELLIATDEIKRLIQKHATVEEMRDIGMGQGMTTLLQDGIYKGFQGHTDIKQVERVCIK, via the coding sequence ATGGCATACCAGCCCCAAAGTACCGATATAAGAGATCTTGAAGAAAAACTGCAACTCCGGCAGGCGCTTTTGGATATCACCAACCGCATCCACGCCGCCCAGAATATCAAGCAGATACTCGTTGACCTCAGAGATGGGATTTTAAACCTGTTTAATGCCCACTCGCTCACCATCTACGTCGTGGATCGTGCCCGCAATGAGATATATTCCATGTTTCTCGTCGGCGCGCAGGTCAAGGAAATCCGCGTTCCCATCAGCAATAAAAGCATCTCCGGATTTGTCGCCAATACCGGAAAGATAGTAAATATAGTTGATGTTTACGATCTTGAAGAGCTAAAAAAAATCGACAGGGAACTCTGTTTTGATTCAAGCTGGGACAAAAAAACAGGGTTTCGCACCAGACAAGTGCTGGCCGCTCCGATATTGCACAATAAAACCCTGATGGGGGTTATTCAAATCCTGAACAAAAAAGTAGGCGTCGGCAGATTTTCCGATGATGAAACAGGTTTCGTCAAAGAGATATCCGAAGTTCTCGGCATCGCTTTCTTTAATCAGGAGCGCTTCTCAAGACGCCGCAAAACCCGCTTTGACTATTTGATAAGTCACGACCTGCTAAAGGATGAAGAACTCGAGATCGCCTGGGAGGAATCACGGGAGGCCAAGGAGACCGTCGAAAACTTCATAATGAGGAAATATAAAATCTCCAAAGAGGACCTTGGCCGTTCCCTATCGGAGTTTTTCAACTGCCGGTTCGTTCCTTTTTCCGACAAGACACCCATTCCCGGAGATTTGCTGGTCAATCTGAAGATGGAATTTCTCCGTCGGGAGCTTTGGGTGCCGCTGGAAAAAAAGGATGGGGTAATCAACATCATCATTGACGACCCCAACAACATCCTCAAGCGGGACATGATTGAAAACCTTCTAAAAACAAAGTCTGTCAAATACGACGTTTCCCTGCCGGAAGATATCCTCAAATTTGTAAGACATTTCTACCAGTCATCCGGCGATGAAAGCACCCTGAGCGATATCCTCGAAAAACTGGATGCGGAAGAGCAGGTTGTAGAAGAGGATAGCAATGCAGTTACCGAATCGGACAGCGTCATCATGCAGCTCGTCAACAAGATTATCCTCGACGCCCAGAACAAACGGGCCTCGGATATTCATATTGAACCAAATATAGGCAAGAGAAACGTGGAGGTGCGCTACCGGGTTGATGGAAATTGCGCAATCTACCAGACCCTTCCTTTCAATTACCGGGCCGCGGTAATATCCCGGATCAAGATCATGTCCAATCTTGACATTACCGTAAAGCGCCTCCCCCAGGACGGAAAAATCAAGTTCAAAAAACCGGGGGGAGAAGAACTTGAGCTGCGCGTCGCCACCATCCCGACGCAAGGAGGGGTGGAGGATGTCGTCATGAGAATTCTGGCCAAGGCCGGCGATACGCTCCCGCTTACCTCCATGGGAATGTCCGAACGCAACTTCCGGGAAATGACCTCTATTATCAACAAGCCTTACGGCATGGTGCTGGTGGTGGGGCCAACCGGTTCCGGAAAAACGACAACGCTGCATGCGGCGCTCCACGAGATCAATACCCCGGACAAGAAGATCTGGACGGCCGAGGATCCTGTCGAAATAACCCAGTACGGGCTCAGGCAGGTGCAGGTGCAGTCGAAGATCGGTTTTGATTTCGCCGCGGCCATGCGCGCCTTTCTCCGCGCCGATCCGGATGTAATCATGGTCGGCGAAATGCGCGATTTTGAAACGGCCAAAACCGGCGTCGAGGCGTCCTTAACCGGCCATCTCGTCTTCAGCACGCTGCACACAAACAGCGCCCCGGAAACAATTGTCCGTCTTTTGGACATGGGGATCGACCCGCTCAATTTCGCCGACGCCCTTTTGGGGATTCTGGCACAGCGTCTCGTCAGAACCCTCTGCAAAAAATGCAAGGAGGCCTACCATCCTGATCGTGCCGAATTTGACGAGATTGTCCAGGCTTACGGCGAAAAATCTTTTCAGAGGCTTAACATCGTCTATAAGGAAGATTTAATGCTTTACCGGCCCAAAGGCTGTGAAGCCTGTGATAATACCGGGTACAAAGGCAGGATGGGAATACATGAACTGCTGATCGCCACCGATGAAATAAAACGGCTCATTCAGAAACATGCGACGGTCGAGGAGATGCGCGATATTGGGATGGGGCAGGGAATGACCACTCTTCTTCAGGATGGTATTTATAAGGGATTTCAAGGGCATACCGATATAAAACAGGTAGAGCGGGTTTGCATCAAGTAA
- the glyS gene encoding glycine--tRNA ligase subunit beta, with protein sequence MGKELLLEIGTEEIPAAFFPKALTDMAEIAKRELADSRIPHGAIKTLGTPRRLFLSVAEVAERQEDQETEKLGPAKRACFDETGNPTQAASGFARGQGIDVSELETIVTPKGEYVCARKKIVGAPTAELLPAILTKLISSLPFRKSMRWADLDFRFARPIHWLLALYDGKIINFGIGGVQSGNISYGHRFMSPAGFSPANSEGYVSGLRERFVIVDPAEREEKIADETKKAAENAGGSLFPAPGLLSMVTFLTEYPNVVCGSFDPEYLKLPQEVLTITMISHQKYFPLVDGKGSLLPRFITVNNTLPDDPDVVKRGNERVIRARLADARFFFEADKKITLETRVDDLKKIVFHTLLGTSYQKTLRFQELAAWIADIVAPAAMPRVKRAALLAKADLGTQMVGEFAELQGIMGREYALLSGEDPLVAKALYEHYLPIVAGGELPETEEGAIVGIADKLDSICGFFAVGLLPTGTADPYALRRQALGIINIILAKRYPLSLGAMIDKSLGILSPLLKKPASETKEAVLEFFKGRLQNQLATQSFSYDVIDAVLSTGVDDLVLTYEKIKAMETFKDDKTYLTLALAFKRVENITRGFSAGSVHPEAFCTPEEKRLHESFLAIRETVFKDIADGDYSRALNNIARLQKPVDEFFDTVLVMAEEEEIRVNRLSLLKNISVLFHKLADFSKIVTE encoded by the coding sequence ATGGGCAAGGAACTGCTCCTCGAAATAGGAACCGAAGAAATACCGGCCGCCTTTTTTCCCAAGGCGCTGACAGACATGGCGGAGATAGCCAAACGCGAGCTTGCCGATAGCCGCATCCCGCACGGGGCTATTAAAACGCTGGGAACGCCCCGCCGCCTTTTTTTATCGGTTGCGGAAGTCGCCGAACGGCAGGAGGATCAGGAAACCGAAAAGCTGGGGCCGGCCAAACGGGCCTGCTTTGACGAAACAGGCAATCCCACCCAGGCCGCCTCCGGTTTTGCCAGAGGACAGGGGATCGACGTTTCCGAATTAGAAACAATCGTTACCCCGAAAGGGGAATATGTCTGCGCACGAAAAAAGATTGTCGGCGCGCCGACCGCAGAACTGCTGCCGGCAATATTGACAAAGCTGATTTCCTCCCTCCCCTTTCGCAAATCCATGCGCTGGGCTGATCTTGATTTTCGCTTCGCGCGACCCATTCACTGGCTGCTTGCCCTCTATGATGGAAAAATCATCAACTTTGGCATCGGGGGGGTGCAAAGCGGCAACATCAGTTATGGCCACCGCTTTATGAGTCCCGCCGGATTTTCTCCGGCAAACAGCGAAGGGTACGTTTCCGGATTGCGGGAACGTTTTGTCATAGTCGATCCCGCCGAACGGGAAGAAAAGATCGCTGACGAGACAAAAAAGGCCGCCGAAAACGCTGGCGGCAGCCTTTTCCCCGCGCCGGGGCTGCTTTCGATGGTTACCTTTCTGACCGAATATCCTAACGTTGTTTGCGGGAGTTTTGATCCGGAGTATTTGAAACTACCACAGGAGGTTCTCACCATCACCATGATCTCCCATCAGAAATACTTCCCGCTTGTAGATGGAAAGGGCTCGCTCCTTCCCCGCTTCATAACGGTCAACAATACGCTTCCCGATGATCCCGACGTTGTAAAACGTGGCAACGAAAGGGTTATCCGGGCCAGATTGGCCGATGCCCGGTTTTTCTTCGAGGCGGACAAAAAAATCACGCTGGAAACGCGCGTGGATGATCTTAAAAAGATAGTTTTTCACACGCTATTGGGAACATCATATCAAAAAACACTGCGGTTCCAAGAACTTGCCGCATGGATCGCGGATATTGTCGCCCCTGCTGCCATGCCCCGCGTAAAGAGGGCCGCCCTCCTCGCCAAGGCCGATCTGGGCACGCAGATGGTCGGGGAATTTGCCGAACTTCAGGGGATCATGGGGCGTGAATACGCGCTCCTTTCCGGCGAAGATCCGCTTGTGGCAAAAGCCCTTTACGAACATTATCTGCCCATCGTGGCCGGAGGCGAGCTCCCGGAAACAGAGGAAGGCGCCATTGTCGGCATTGCCGACAAACTGGATTCCATTTGCGGGTTCTTTGCCGTCGGCCTGCTGCCGACAGGAACAGCCGATCCCTACGCGCTCAGGCGACAGGCGCTCGGCATTATCAACATTATTCTGGCCAAGCGCTACCCCCTTTCCTTAGGCGCAATGATCGACAAGAGTCTTGGAATTCTCTCCCCGCTCTTAAAAAAGCCGGCGAGTGAGACAAAAGAAGCCGTCTTGGAATTCTTCAAAGGCCGCCTGCAGAATCAGCTTGCCACCCAGTCTTTTTCCTACGACGTAATTGACGCCGTTTTGTCCACCGGCGTTGACGATCTTGTCTTAACGTACGAAAAGATCAAGGCGATGGAGACCTTCAAGGACGACAAGACTTATCTAACCCTGGCGCTTGCCTTCAAGCGGGTCGAAAATATCACCCGCGGCTTTAGTGCCGGCTCGGTCCATCCTGAAGCATTCTGCACGCCGGAAGAAAAACGCCTCCACGAATCATTTCTGGCAATCAGGGAAACCGTTTTTAAAGACATTGCCGACGGCGATTACAGTAGAGCGCTCAATAACATCGCCCGCCTGCAGAAACCGGTGGACGAATTCTTTGACACCGTTCTGGTCATGGCCGAAGAGGAGGAGATACGCGTTAACCGCCTGTCGCTTCTTAAGAATATCTCCGTTCTTTTCCACAAATTGGCCGACTTTTCAAAAATTGTAACCGAATAA
- the glyQ gene encoding glycine--tRNA ligase subunit alpha: MTFQELIFALQGYWAKQGCVIQQPYDVEVGAGTFNPATFLRALGPEPWRVAYVEPSRRPTDGRYGENPNRLQHYYQYQVIMKPSPENIQELYLDSLKSFGIDPLHHDIRFVEDNWESPTLGAWGLGWEVWLDGMEISQFTYFQQVGGFDCRPVSAELTYGTERIAMYLQGVDNVYDLQWTEKIKYGDVHHQSEVEWSVYNFEVADTDQLRQLFDMFEKEGVRAAEKELALPAYDHCLKCSHAFNMLNARGAISVAERTSYIGRIRNLAHLSAECYLKQREKMGYPLLNR, from the coding sequence GTGACATTTCAGGAATTGATATTCGCCCTTCAGGGTTATTGGGCAAAACAGGGTTGCGTCATCCAGCAGCCCTATGATGTGGAGGTGGGGGCAGGAACCTTCAACCCGGCCACCTTCCTTAGGGCGCTGGGACCGGAACCATGGCGGGTCGCCTACGTTGAACCATCGCGCCGGCCCACGGACGGACGCTACGGGGAAAATCCCAATCGCCTTCAGCACTACTATCAGTACCAGGTAATCATGAAACCCTCCCCCGAGAACATCCAGGAGTTGTACCTCGATTCCCTGAAAAGCTTCGGGATCGACCCCCTGCACCACGACATACGGTTTGTTGAAGACAACTGGGAATCGCCGACTTTGGGCGCCTGGGGTCTGGGATGGGAGGTATGGCTCGACGGGATGGAGATATCGCAGTTCACCTATTTTCAGCAGGTCGGCGGATTTGATTGCCGACCGGTCAGCGCCGAGCTTACCTACGGAACGGAGCGAATCGCGATGTACCTTCAGGGCGTGGACAACGTCTATGATCTCCAGTGGACGGAGAAAATCAAATACGGAGACGTCCACCATCAAAGCGAGGTGGAGTGGTCGGTTTACAATTTTGAGGTCGCCGACACCGACCAATTGCGGCAGTTGTTCGACATGTTCGAGAAGGAGGGCGTCCGCGCCGCCGAAAAAGAACTGGCGCTCCCCGCTTACGATCACTGTCTGAAGTGTTCCCATGCCTTCAATATGCTGAACGCCCGAGGGGCGATCAGCGTTGCGGAAAGAACCAGCTATATCGGCAGGATCAGAAATCTCGCCCATCTCAGCGCGGAATGCTATCTAAAGCAGCGCGAAAAAATGGGATATCCCCTTTTGAACCGATAA
- a CDS encoding chemotaxis protein CheW: MGNEMNTDKKDALQREGKYLTFSLAGEEYGIGILKVKEIIGLMAITTIPRMPNYVKGVINLRGKVSPVIDLRLKFAMAEAEYTERTCIIVVEVSGAAGRLLVGIIVDSVSEVLNVKGADIEDTPSFGAKLDTEYILGMAKIGGRVKILLDIDRVLSSEELVMMEKAA, from the coding sequence ATGGGAAACGAAATGAACACTGACAAGAAAGACGCTCTCCAGCGGGAAGGCAAGTATCTGACCTTTTCACTCGCCGGAGAGGAGTACGGAATCGGGATACTGAAGGTGAAGGAGATTATCGGGCTTATGGCGATCACTACGATTCCTCGGATGCCAAACTATGTAAAAGGAGTGATTAATCTGCGGGGAAAGGTAAGTCCGGTGATCGATTTGCGGCTGAAATTCGCAATGGCGGAGGCTGAATACACGGAGCGCACCTGCATAATCGTGGTCGAGGTATCCGGGGCTGCGGGACGCCTTTTGGTCGGAATCATCGTTGATTCCGTATCGGAGGTCTTAAACGTAAAGGGCGCCGACATTGAAGACACCCCGTCCTTCGGGGCAAAGCTCGATACGGAGTATATCCTGGGTATGGCGAAAATCGGAGGCAGGGTGAAGATACTCCTCGATATTGACCGTGTCTTAAGCAGCGAGGAGTTGGTAATGATGGAAAAGGCCGCGTAA